In Geobacter sp., a single window of DNA contains:
- a CDS encoding MTH1187 family thiamine-binding protein: MAVVEVSITPLGTGEAGVSRFVAGCVSIVRDSGLAYQLTPMGTIIEGELDSILAVIRRMHESPFAAGAQRVSTLIKIDDRRDRAEHTMQGKVSSVEARLAH, from the coding sequence ATGGCTGTGGTCGAAGTGAGCATCACCCCTCTCGGGACCGGCGAGGCAGGGGTCTCCCGTTTCGTGGCCGGCTGCGTCTCCATTGTCAGGGATTCAGGCCTTGCGTACCAGCTCACTCCCATGGGAACCATCATCGAAGGGGAGTTGGACAGCATCCTGGCCGTGATCCGCCGCATGCACGAGTCCCCCTTTGCCGCCGGTGCGCAGCGGGTGTCGACGCTGATCAAGATCGACGACCGGCGCGACCGGGCAGAGCACACCATGCAGGGTAAGGTCAGTTCCGTGGAGGCGCGCCTTGCGCACTGA
- a CDS encoding response regulator, whose product MRTDGDGLAAVPAIPKILLVDDVQLFLEIEKGFLESSPVQILTARNGEEALEVIRRELPSLVVMDINMPRLDGITCCSIIKADPALAAIPVIMVTNAGRADDVRQSWRAGCDDFLEKPVNGRVFLEKTHRFLQVIERRKRRVAFDREVMLQMAGQEIGALAVDLSYNGVYVATVLDLPVDAELLLSFSLLDAASPRIIARSRVAWLNVGGGRRKQNYPPGVGIEFREIIGEGLAMVRMNELRDFVDLHRETG is encoded by the coding sequence TTGCGCACTGACGGCGACGGACTCGCCGCTGTCCCTGCAATCCCCAAGATCCTCCTGGTGGATGATGTCCAACTCTTCCTGGAGATCGAAAAGGGGTTTCTGGAGAGCTCGCCCGTCCAGATACTGACGGCGCGCAACGGTGAAGAGGCCCTGGAGGTCATCCGTCGCGAACTCCCATCCCTGGTGGTCATGGATATCAACATGCCCCGGTTGGACGGCATAACCTGCTGCTCGATCATCAAGGCCGATCCAGCGCTCGCCGCGATCCCGGTCATCATGGTCACCAATGCCGGCCGTGCCGACGATGTCCGGCAGAGCTGGCGGGCCGGGTGCGACGATTTCCTGGAAAAGCCGGTAAATGGAAGGGTCTTCCTGGAAAAGACCCACCGTTTCCTGCAGGTCATCGAGCGGCGCAAGAGAAGGGTCGCCTTTGACCGGGAGGTAATGCTGCAGATGGCGGGCCAGGAGATTGGTGCCCTGGCCGTGGATCTCAGCTACAACGGCGTCTATGTGGCAACCGTCCTCGATCTGCCTGTGGATGCGGAGCTTCTGCTCTCGTTCAGCCTGCTGGATGCCGCCTCCCCGCGCATCATCGCCCGCAGCCGGGTGGCCTGGCTGAACGTGGGAGGTGGGCGGAGGAAACAGAACTACCCCCCCGGAGTCGGGATCGAATTCCGCGAGATCATCGGCGAGGGGCTTGCCATGGTGCGCATGAACGAGTTGCGGGATTTCGTCGACCTGCACCGGGAAACGGGGTAG
- the xerC gene encoding tyrosine recombinase XerC, with protein MQSAIERFLVYLSSERNVSPHTLTAYRTDLHQFLDFVRQERGAAATAAAVDHLLIRRYLARLMKGQMRSTIGRKLAAIRACYRYLVRQGLVERNPAELVSTPKREKRIPYHLTIDEVTALVEAPDGPETLSLRDRAILELLYSSGLRVSELTGLNIASLDLDGGLVRVLGKGGKERIVPLGSHALRALNTYLGALPAATPDRAVFLNSRGGRLTRRSVGRIVDRHILRLATMKKISPHTLRHTFATHLLEGGVDLRAIQELLGHSSLSTTQKYTHVNIDRLMEVYDKAHPKARK; from the coding sequence ATGCAGTCCGCCATCGAGCGCTTTCTTGTCTACCTCTCCTCCGAACGCAACGTTTCCCCCCATACCCTGACCGCCTACCGTACCGACCTGCACCAGTTTCTCGACTTCGTCCGCCAGGAACGGGGCGCTGCCGCGACTGCTGCAGCGGTGGATCACCTGCTGATCCGGCGCTATCTCGCCCGGCTCATGAAAGGGCAGATGCGTAGCACCATTGGCCGCAAGCTGGCAGCCATCCGCGCCTGCTACCGCTACCTTGTCCGCCAGGGGCTGGTGGAAAGGAACCCGGCAGAACTCGTCAGCACCCCCAAGCGGGAGAAGCGGATTCCGTACCATCTCACCATCGACGAGGTGACCGCCCTGGTGGAGGCGCCGGATGGGCCGGAGACACTTTCCCTGCGCGACCGCGCGATCCTGGAGCTGCTCTATTCGTCGGGACTGCGCGTTTCGGAGCTGACCGGCCTGAATATCGCCAGTCTCGACCTGGACGGCGGGCTGGTGCGGGTGCTGGGCAAGGGGGGGAAGGAGCGGATCGTGCCGCTGGGGAGCCATGCCCTGCGCGCCCTCAATACCTACCTGGGTGCGCTGCCGGCCGCCACCCCGGACCGGGCGGTCTTCCTCAACTCCCGCGGTGGCAGGCTCACCCGCCGTAGCGTCGGCAGGATCGTGGATCGCCACATCCTGCGGCTCGCCACCATGAAGAAGATCTCCCCCCATACCCTGCGCCACACCTTCGCCACCCATCTCCTGGAAGGGGGCGTCGATCTCCGTGCCATCCAGGAACTGTTGGGGCACTCCTCCCTCTCCACTACCCAGAAATACACCCACGTCAACATCGACCGCCTGATGGAGGTCTACGACAAGGCCCATCCCAAGGCCAGGAAATAG
- a CDS encoding Ni/Fe hydrogenase subunit alpha gives MGERITIDPITRLEGHGRIEIILDAEGNVADAFWQVLELRGFERFCLGRPAEEMTRIAPNICGICPSAHHMAATKALDRLYGVEPPATALLIRELEYNASLVDDHFLHFFFLAAPDFICGPDADPAERNLMGVIQRLGSAFGRRVIEIRRKNRDIIRLVFGKAPHPEGGLPGGVPRGITEEERRWISATAEETVQFAGRALAIFREKVLDDPTNRALLEDEAYRVRTCSMALADNEQRVAFYDGEVRVVGPRGDEVCCFAPDSYGEWIAERVEPWSFIRTTYLRPRGWQGLVEHDDTPLYKVGPLARLNVANAMATPLAQAAYEEFRDCFGGMPVHQTLATHWARLICALQAAERNREIAADPLLTGHHLRNLDFNLIGHGVGCVEAPRGILFHDYQTDEKGILTAINMIIATQNNAGPISLAIKKAARRFIRGGEVREGLLNRVEMAFRAFDPCLSCATHVIPGSMPLNVQIRDHHGNIIMQLKR, from the coding sequence ATGGGAGAGCGGATCACCATCGATCCCATAACCCGGCTGGAAGGGCATGGCCGGATCGAAATTATCCTCGATGCAGAGGGAAATGTGGCGGATGCCTTCTGGCAGGTGCTGGAACTGCGGGGATTCGAGCGCTTCTGCCTGGGGAGGCCGGCGGAGGAGATGACCCGCATCGCGCCGAACATCTGCGGCATCTGCCCCTCGGCCCACCACATGGCCGCCACCAAGGCCCTGGACCGCCTGTACGGGGTCGAGCCCCCTGCCACGGCCCTTTTGATCCGCGAACTGGAGTATAACGCCTCACTGGTGGACGACCATTTCCTCCATTTCTTTTTCCTGGCCGCACCGGACTTCATCTGCGGACCGGACGCCGACCCTGCCGAACGGAATCTGATGGGGGTCATCCAGCGGCTCGGCAGTGCATTCGGCAGAAGGGTGATCGAGATCCGGCGGAAAAATCGCGACATCATCCGCCTCGTCTTCGGCAAGGCTCCCCACCCCGAAGGGGGGCTCCCCGGCGGTGTTCCCAGGGGGATCACCGAGGAAGAGCGACGCTGGATCTCTGCCACGGCCGAGGAAACCGTGCAGTTCGCCGGCAGGGCGCTCGCCATCTTCCGTGAAAAGGTGCTCGACGATCCAACAAACCGGGCGCTCCTGGAAGACGAGGCCTACCGGGTGCGGACCTGCTCCATGGCATTGGCGGACAACGAACAGCGCGTCGCCTTTTACGATGGGGAGGTCAGGGTCGTCGGCCCGAGGGGGGACGAGGTCTGTTGCTTCGCTCCGGACAGCTATGGTGAATGGATTGCCGAGCGGGTGGAGCCATGGAGTTTCATCCGGACCACCTATCTGCGGCCGCGCGGGTGGCAGGGGCTTGTGGAACACGATGATACGCCGCTCTACAAGGTAGGCCCCCTGGCGCGTCTGAATGTTGCGAACGCCATGGCCACTCCCCTTGCCCAAGCGGCCTATGAGGAGTTCAGAGACTGTTTCGGCGGCATGCCGGTCCATCAGACCCTGGCAACCCACTGGGCGCGCCTGATCTGTGCCCTGCAGGCAGCCGAGCGGAACCGGGAGATCGCCGCGGACCCGCTCCTCACCGGCCACCATCTCCGAAACCTGGACTTCAATCTCATCGGCCACGGGGTCGGCTGCGTCGAAGCGCCGCGCGGCATCCTCTTCCATGACTACCAGACCGACGAAAAGGGTATCCTGACCGCGATCAACATGATCATCGCCACCCAGAACAACGCCGGTCCCATCTCCCTGGCCATCAAGAAGGCTGCCCGCCGGTTCATCCGGGGAGGGGAGGTCCGGGAAGGTCTCCTCAACCGGGTTGAGATGGCCTTCCGTGCCTTTGACCCCTGCCTTTCCTGCGCCACGCACGTCATCCCCGGCTCGATGCCGCTGAACGTGCAGATCCGCGACCACCACGGCAACATTATCATGCAGCTCAAGCGCTGA
- a CDS encoding oxidoreductase: protein MSPARKKAKIAIYWLGACGGCDSAIVDLGGSLLELAEKVEIVLWPAVLDFKYDRIRSLADNELALTIMSGCVRNSEHREMAELLRAKSRLVLACGACACFGGTPGLANLRQKGEIISWVYGDAPTVVNPEGERPQPTCRVNGTELHLPRFYDHVHALHQSIEVDYYLPGCPPPVDLLLGAISALLNGKLPHRGSTLAPQKPLCDSCPRAASKPARLEIRTIHRCHEVEVDPTDCFLAKGVICLGPATRGGCGGTCLAANTPCRGCFGPVEGVRDAGARFLSSLAALIAPEDDEKLRELLEAIADPAGYGCRFTQPVSILGEQSCADDNEEE from the coding sequence ATGAGCCCGGCCCGGAAAAAGGCAAAGATCGCCATCTACTGGCTCGGTGCCTGTGGCGGCTGCGACAGCGCCATCGTCGACCTCGGTGGATCGCTGCTGGAGCTGGCAGAAAAGGTCGAGATCGTCCTCTGGCCCGCGGTGCTGGACTTCAAGTACGACCGTATCCGCAGCCTGGCCGACAATGAACTGGCATTGACCATCATGTCGGGATGTGTCAGGAACAGCGAACACCGGGAGATGGCCGAGCTGCTCAGGGCAAAGTCCCGCCTGGTGCTGGCCTGCGGTGCCTGCGCCTGCTTCGGCGGCACACCGGGGCTGGCCAATCTCCGACAGAAAGGGGAGATCATCTCCTGGGTCTATGGCGATGCCCCCACCGTGGTCAACCCCGAAGGGGAACGCCCGCAACCCACCTGCCGGGTGAACGGCACCGAACTGCACCTGCCCCGCTTCTACGATCATGTCCATGCCCTGCATCAGTCGATCGAGGTGGATTATTACCTGCCCGGCTGCCCGCCCCCCGTCGATCTGCTCCTGGGGGCTATCAGCGCCCTGTTGAACGGCAAGCTTCCCCACCGCGGCAGCACGCTGGCGCCACAGAAACCGCTTTGCGACAGCTGCCCCCGCGCGGCATCGAAACCGGCCCGGCTCGAAATCCGCACCATCCACCGCTGCCACGAGGTTGAGGTCGACCCGACCGACTGTTTCCTCGCCAAAGGGGTGATCTGCCTCGGACCGGCCACGCGGGGGGGGTGCGGCGGGACCTGCCTTGCCGCCAATACTCCCTGTCGGGGCTGCTTCGGCCCGGTGGAGGGGGTGCGCGACGCCGGTGCGCGGTTCCTCTCCTCCCTGGCCGCCCTGATCGCCCCGGAAGACGATGAGAAGCTCCGGGAGCTCCTGGAAGCCATCGCCGACCCGGCCGGCTACGGGTGCCGCTTCACCCAGCCGGTCTCGATCCTGGGGGAACAGAGCTGCGCCGACGACAATGAGGAGGAGTAG
- a CDS encoding hydrogenase iron-sulfur subunit, translated as MMAERHPAIIVFTCNFGWGYQGDRESLALAVANWLPVTCCGAIEAEQILEAFRSGADGILILACPRGECHYHEGDFQIYKRVQLLKQLLAAHRIDPERLAIEFGRDPSGEAISARVAGFARRLGQLDAPLAPGGDA; from the coding sequence ATGATGGCTGAACGTCACCCCGCAATCATCGTCTTCACCTGCAATTTCGGCTGGGGCTACCAGGGCGACCGGGAGAGCCTCGCCCTGGCCGTCGCCAACTGGCTGCCAGTAACCTGCTGCGGGGCCATCGAGGCCGAACAGATCCTCGAAGCGTTTCGCAGCGGCGCAGACGGCATACTGATCCTGGCATGCCCCCGTGGCGAGTGCCATTACCACGAAGGCGATTTCCAGATTTACAAGCGGGTCCAGTTGCTCAAACAGCTTCTCGCTGCCCACCGGATCGATCCGGAGCGGCTGGCGATCGAGTTCGGCAGAGACCCTTCCGGGGAAGCGATCTCTGCCCGCGTGGCCGGCTTTGCCCGGAGGCTCGGGCAGCTCGACGCACCCTTGGCACCGGGGGGTGATGCATGA
- a CDS encoding FAD-dependent oxidoreductase yields the protein MKKQPDRDASSVEPALRQFLPPCQARCPIREDIQRTNVLISLLPEDPAAAQAALVEIGDYLFDQNPLFTVCAYVCGLCELACWYADSGGAIRRRLLKRFVAESYRQRLMERPPFANRPEKERVAVIGGGPAGLMAAFELSRRGYRPTVFEAGDRLGGALWLIPRYRLPHETLEETLAALVRIAQIEVSCDSPTGTGELTLDRLRRQGFAAIFVATGSPVPRILTYAGATVPGQQLAGVMYGHSFLYELAHDAIPAGYFRDRRVIVVGGGNVAFDAARSARRLGAATTLICLECATRNCRDAVPADPTEIRGAWEEGVEIIYDRGISSIRSENGVFRGIVAPRCTRVYDDNCVFDPRFDPEDRLEMAGDILIIAVGQGPERRFLAEEGLLDDNGRLVADPLTLQSSRQSDVFVGGDMLKIGFMVEAIRDGKEAAESIDRFIRAIDLRSGRTCDTVSPLPPHRHSFRPEPAVAWIPPEQRQDFGLFEEGFTLAEAIAEARRCLACGPCISCKACIVAGIQDDIPSVEIDEGRCSGCGICVPACPFNAASLAVKGERTVSVTDPVLCRGCGFCVTACPSAARRLVGERLSQRLATLLKRLKTSESSNPQGT from the coding sequence ATGAAGAAGCAGCCTGACAGGGATGCCAGCAGCGTAGAACCCGCCCTGCGCCAGTTCCTCCCTCCTTGCCAGGCCAGGTGCCCGATCCGCGAGGATATCCAGCGGACCAACGTGCTCATCTCGCTGCTCCCCGAAGATCCGGCAGCGGCACAGGCTGCCCTCGTAGAGATAGGCGACTACCTCTTTGATCAGAATCCCCTCTTTACCGTCTGTGCCTATGTCTGTGGTCTCTGCGAACTGGCCTGCTGGTATGCCGACAGCGGCGGGGCGATCCGCAGGCGTCTCCTGAAGCGGTTCGTTGCCGAAAGCTACCGGCAGCGGCTCATGGAGAGACCTCCCTTCGCAAACCGGCCCGAAAAGGAGCGCGTGGCAGTGATCGGCGGCGGGCCGGCAGGGCTCATGGCCGCCTTTGAACTCTCCCGCCGCGGTTATCGCCCCACCGTCTTCGAAGCGGGCGATCGCCTGGGGGGCGCTCTCTGGCTCATCCCCCGCTATCGCCTCCCCCACGAGACCCTGGAGGAAACCCTTGCCGCCCTGGTGCGGATCGCGCAGATCGAGGTCAGCTGCGACTCGCCGACCGGCACCGGGGAGCTCACCCTGGACCGCCTCCGGCGGCAAGGCTTTGCCGCGATCTTCGTCGCCACGGGAAGCCCTGTCCCCCGCATCCTCACCTATGCCGGCGCGACCGTCCCCGGCCAGCAGCTCGCCGGCGTCATGTACGGGCACTCCTTCCTCTATGAGCTGGCCCACGACGCCATCCCTGCCGGCTATTTCCGAGACCGGCGTGTCATCGTCGTCGGCGGCGGCAACGTGGCGTTCGATGCAGCCAGGAGCGCACGGCGCCTGGGCGCGGCAACCACCCTGATCTGCCTGGAATGCGCAACGCGCAACTGCAGGGATGCCGTACCCGCCGACCCGACCGAGATCAGGGGGGCATGGGAAGAGGGTGTGGAAATCATCTACGACCGCGGCATCAGTTCCATCCGGAGCGAAAACGGCGTCTTTCGCGGCATCGTCGCACCTCGCTGTACCAGGGTCTATGACGACAACTGCGTGTTCGATCCCCGGTTCGATCCCGAAGACAGACTGGAGATGGCTGGCGACATCCTGATCATCGCTGTCGGTCAGGGTCCCGAACGCCGGTTCCTTGCGGAAGAGGGGCTGCTGGACGACAACGGCAGGCTCGTTGCCGATCCGCTCACCCTGCAGAGCTCCCGGCAGAGCGACGTCTTTGTGGGCGGAGACATGCTGAAGATCGGTTTCATGGTCGAGGCGATTCGCGACGGCAAGGAAGCCGCCGAGTCCATCGACCGCTTCATCCGTGCGATAGATCTCCGGTCGGGCCGGACGTGCGACACAGTCTCGCCGCTCCCTCCCCACCGGCACTCCTTTCGGCCGGAGCCCGCCGTTGCCTGGATTCCGCCGGAACAGCGCCAGGACTTCGGGTTGTTCGAGGAGGGATTCACCCTGGCAGAGGCCATTGCCGAGGCGCGGCGCTGCCTTGCCTGCGGCCCCTGCATCTCCTGCAAGGCGTGCATCGTTGCCGGCATCCAGGACGATATCCCTAGCGTGGAGATCGACGAAGGGCGCTGCAGCGGGTGCGGCATCTGTGTCCCGGCCTGCCCCTTCAACGCCGCCTCCCTGGCGGTAAAAGGAGAGCGGACCGTGAGCGTCACCGACCCGGTCCTCTGCCGGGGGTGCGGTTTCTGCGTCACAGCCTGCCCTTCGGCTGCCCGCCGCCTGGTCGGGGAGCGGCTGTCGCAACGGCTCGCCACCCTGCTCAAGAGGCTAAAGACCTCCGAGAGCAGTAATCCACAGGGCACATGA
- a CDS encoding FAD-dependent oxidoreductase, which translates to MKRVVIVGMGFGGIRTARELANQGLEVTLVDRNNYHLFQPLLYQVATAGLEQESIAYPIRAMSRHWRGTRFHLAEVSAIDFANRQVLTNSGAIDYDYLVIGAGSVTNFFGLETVERYAFDLKKLLDAERLRNHILTAFERAVVEPDPSKRRALMTFVIVGGGPTGVEFAGALIELVRYVLVKDYPELSVQAARVVVVEAFDRLLAAMPAQLQTYTLEKLRSMGVEVLFNARVVDAGPERVILHDGAIIPAHTLFWSAGVKGAPLAEALDIPLKPGGRVPVEADLSLPGHPEVFIVGDMAYLEQDGAPLPMIAPVAMQMGIHAGKAIKCREQGQPAPPFRYFDKGSMATIGKSAAVAVTQGMKLKGYSAWIAWLLLHLYYLIGFRNRVVVMLNWIWYYWFHERQVRLITEQESMRQ; encoded by the coding sequence ATGAAGCGCGTAGTCATCGTCGGCATGGGATTCGGCGGTATCAGGACAGCCCGGGAGCTTGCAAATCAAGGGCTGGAAGTTACCCTTGTCGACCGGAACAACTATCATCTCTTTCAGCCGCTGCTCTACCAGGTGGCAACGGCGGGGCTGGAGCAGGAATCCATCGCCTACCCGATCCGGGCCATGTCGCGGCACTGGCGCGGCACTAGATTCCATCTGGCCGAGGTAAGCGCCATCGATTTTGCCAACCGCCAGGTACTCACCAATAGCGGCGCCATCGACTACGACTACCTGGTGATCGGCGCAGGGAGCGTCACCAACTTTTTCGGGCTGGAAACCGTGGAGCGCTATGCCTTCGACCTGAAGAAGCTGCTCGATGCGGAGCGGCTGCGCAACCATATCCTCACCGCCTTCGAGCGGGCAGTAGTGGAGCCGGACCCGTCGAAACGGCGGGCGCTCATGACCTTCGTCATTGTAGGCGGCGGCCCCACCGGGGTCGAGTTTGCCGGTGCCCTCATCGAACTGGTCCGCTACGTCCTGGTCAAGGATTATCCCGAATTGAGCGTCCAAGCGGCACGGGTGGTGGTCGTCGAGGCGTTCGACCGGTTGCTGGCGGCCATGCCGGCCCAGTTGCAGACCTACACCCTGGAGAAACTCCGCAGCATGGGGGTTGAGGTGCTGTTCAACGCACGGGTGGTGGACGCGGGTCCCGAACGGGTGATCCTCCACGACGGCGCGATCATTCCGGCGCACACCCTCTTCTGGTCGGCCGGGGTGAAGGGGGCACCGCTGGCAGAGGCCCTCGATATCCCGCTCAAACCCGGCGGACGTGTGCCGGTGGAAGCGGATCTCTCCCTGCCGGGGCATCCGGAGGTCTTCATCGTCGGCGACATGGCCTACCTGGAACAGGACGGTGCCCCACTGCCGATGATCGCACCGGTGGCCATGCAGATGGGCATCCATGCCGGCAAGGCGATCAAGTGCCGCGAGCAGGGGCAGCCCGCCCCACCGTTCCGTTATTTCGACAAGGGGAGCATGGCCACCATCGGCAAGAGCGCAGCCGTTGCCGTAACCCAGGGAATGAAGCTGAAGGGGTATTCTGCCTGGATCGCCTGGCTGCTCCTGCACCTCTATTACCTCATCGGTTTCCGCAACCGGGTGGTCGTCATGTTGAACTGGATCTGGTACTACTGGTTCCACGAACGCCAGGTCAGGCTGATCACCGAACAGGAGTCAATGCGGCAATGA
- a CDS encoding acetyl-CoA hydrolase — protein MSEFGTLESRVRRKSLLSKVCKAEDTIKFFSAGQNLLWSGFTPAGYPKMVPIALANHVEANNLQGKMKFNLFIGASVGAETEDRWATLDMIDRRWPYQTGKNIAAGINAGRIRMGDKHLGHFAQDISYGFYTENGRYDIGIIEVSAITEDCGLALTTSCGIVAEAIALCDKIIIEVNTGQPSFEGMHDIHMQQKPPHRAPFLITAADSRIGTPYVPCDPDKIVAIVESKLRDKGRAFSEMDDTSDAIAGHIMEFFQHEIKMGRLPENLLPLQSGVGSIANAVIGGLAKGPFRNLSVYTEVLQDTMLDFFDGGNLLCASSCSLSLSETPGFPRFFDNWEKYFSKITLRPLSIANAPEPIRRLGCIAMNTPVEFDIYAHANSTLVGGTRMINGLGGSGDYLRNGYIKIMHSPSTRPSKTDPNGITCVVPKAPHIDHTEHDLDVLVTEQGLADLRGLCPRDRAKKIIEKCAHPEYKPILTDYFEMAKKETIAKGIGHEPQLFDRAFKMQLNLAQNGTMKIKNWDIKVDLCE, from the coding sequence ATGTCTGAATTCGGAACACTGGAAAGCCGCGTCCGTCGCAAGTCCCTGTTGAGCAAGGTATGTAAGGCTGAAGACACCATCAAGTTCTTCTCGGCCGGGCAGAACCTGCTCTGGTCGGGTTTCACCCCGGCCGGCTATCCCAAAATGGTTCCCATCGCCCTGGCTAATCATGTCGAGGCAAACAACCTGCAGGGCAAGATGAAGTTCAACCTCTTCATCGGCGCCTCCGTCGGTGCTGAGACCGAAGACCGCTGGGCAACACTGGACATGATCGACCGCCGCTGGCCGTACCAGACCGGCAAGAACATCGCCGCGGGAATCAACGCCGGACGCATCCGGATGGGCGACAAGCATCTCGGTCACTTCGCCCAGGACATCAGCTACGGTTTCTATACTGAGAACGGCCGTTACGACATCGGCATCATCGAAGTCTCCGCCATCACCGAAGACTGCGGCCTGGCGCTGACCACCTCCTGCGGCATCGTTGCCGAAGCAATCGCCCTGTGCGACAAGATCATCATCGAAGTGAACACCGGACAGCCCTCCTTCGAAGGGATGCACGACATCCATATGCAGCAGAAGCCGCCCCACCGCGCTCCGTTCCTGATCACCGCAGCCGACAGCCGCATCGGCACCCCCTATGTGCCGTGTGATCCGGACAAAATCGTTGCCATCGTCGAGTCAAAACTCCGCGACAAAGGGCGTGCCTTCTCCGAGATGGACGACACCTCCGACGCCATTGCCGGCCACATTATGGAGTTCTTCCAGCACGAAATCAAAATGGGGCGTCTCCCTGAAAACCTGCTGCCGCTGCAGTCGGGCGTCGGCTCCATCGCCAACGCCGTTATCGGCGGCCTGGCCAAGGGTCCGTTCCGCAACCTGTCGGTCTACACCGAGGTTCTCCAGGACACCATGCTCGACTTCTTCGACGGCGGCAACCTGCTCTGCGCCTCCTCCTGCTCGCTGTCCCTCTCCGAGACCCCAGGTTTCCCCCGCTTCTTCGACAACTGGGAAAAATATTTCAGCAAGATCACTCTGCGTCCGCTCTCCATCGCCAACGCCCCTGAGCCGATCCGTCGACTCGGGTGTATCGCCATGAACACCCCGGTCGAGTTCGACATCTATGCCCACGCCAACTCCACGCTGGTCGGCGGCACCAGGATGATCAACGGCCTCGGCGGCTCTGGCGACTACCTGCGTAACGGTTACATCAAGATCATGCACTCCCCGTCGACCCGTCCGTCAAAGACCGACCCTAACGGGATCACCTGCGTCGTGCCGAAGGCACCGCACATCGACCACACCGAGCATGACCTCGACGTTCTGGTTACCGAGCAGGGCCTTGCCGACCTCCGCGGTCTCTGCCCGCGCGACCGCGCCAAGAAGATCATCGAGAAGTGCGCACACCCGGAATACAAGCCGATCCTTACCGACTACTTCGAAATGGCCAAGAAAGAGACCATCGCCAAGGGTATCGGCCACGAGCCGCAGCTGTTCGACCGCGCCTTCAAGATGCAGCTCAACCTGGCACAGAACGGCACCATGAAAATCAAGAACTGGGATATCAAAGTCGACCTCTGCGAATAA